The proteins below come from a single Zea mays cultivar B73 chromosome 8, Zm-B73-REFERENCE-NAM-5.0, whole genome shotgun sequence genomic window:
- the LOC100280390 gene encoding uncharacterized LOC100280390, translated as MITTRTPTLSTAASLLLTHRHRILAARTLSVSVSAAAGSSSIPVKMTARSALDEVTDTGAFDRSPSTFRSSVSRDGRFPAVAGRYHLYVSYACPWASRCLAFLKLKGLDHAIGVTAVKPIFERTKESDEHLGWVFPAAADEEPGAEPDPLNGARSVRELYEIASSNYAGKPTVPVLWDKQLKTVVNNESSEIIRMLNAEFNGIARNPGLDLYPAHLRASIDEANELVYDAINNGVYKCGFAKKQGPYDEAVTRLYEALDRCEEILGKRRYICGDQLTEADIRLFVTLIRFDEVYAVHFKCNKKLLREYPNLFNYTKDIYQIPGISSTVNMEHIRKHYYGSHPSINPYGIIPAGPNIDYNAPHDRERFSA; from the exons ATGATAACAACTCGCACCCCCACTCTCAGCACCGCAGCCTCACTCCTGCTCACCCACCGGCACCGCATCCTCGCCGCCCGGACCCTCTCTGTCTCTGTCTCCGCCGCGGCGGGCTCCTCCTCCATCCCCGTCAAG ATGACTGCGCGGTCGGCGCTGGACGAGGTCACCGACACGGGCGCCTTCGACCGGTCGCCGTCCACCTTCCGGAGCTCCGTTTCCAGGGACGGGCGGTTCCCCGCCGTGGCGGGGCGGTACCACCTCTACGTCTCGTACGCGTGCCCCTGGGCGTCCCGGTGCCTCGCCTTCCTCAAGCTCAAGGGCCTCGACCACGCCATCGGCGTCACG GCCGTGAAGCCTATCTTCGAGCGGACCAAGGAGAGCGACGAGCATCTGGGCTGGGTGttccccgccgccgccgacgaggagccCGGCGCCGAGCCCGACCCTCTCAACGGCGCCCGGAGCGTGAGGGAGCTATACGAGATCGCCAGCTCCAACTACGCCGGGAAGCCAACCGTCCCC GTGCTGTGGGACAAGCAGCTGAAGACGGTGGTGAACAACGAGAGCTCCGAGATCATCCGGATGCTCAACGCCGAGTTCAACGGCATCGCCAGGAACCCCGGGCTGGACCTCTACCCGGCCCACCTCCGGGCCTCCATCGACGAGGCCAACGAGCTGGTCTACGACGCCATCAACAACGGCGTCTACAAGTGCGGCTTCGCCAAGAAGCAGGGGCCGTACGACGAG GCCGTGACGAGATTGTACGAGGCTCTGGACAGATGCGAGGAGATTCTTGGCAAGCGGCGCTATATTTGTGGCGACCAGCTGACTGAGGCGGACATTCGCCTGTTCGTGACTCTCATTCGGTTCGATGAG GTCTACGCCGTTCACTTCAAGTGCAACAAGAAGCTGCTGAGGGAGTACCCAAACCTGTTCAACTACACCAAGGACATATACCAGATCCCCGGCATCAGCAGCACCGTCAACATGGAACACATCAGGAAGCACTACTACGGAAGCCATCCGTCCATAAACCCATACGGGATTATCCCCGCTGGACCCAACATCGACTACAATGCCCCACATGACAGGGAGAGGTTCAGCGCCTGA